One part of the Arabidopsis thaliana chromosome 4, partial sequence genome encodes these proteins:
- a CDS encoding Carbohydrate-binding X8 domain superfamily protein (Carbohydrate-binding X8 domain superfamily protein; CONTAINS InterPro DOMAIN/s: X8 (InterPro:IPR012946); BEST Arabidopsis thaliana protein match is: plasmodesmata callose-binding protein 3 (TAIR:AT1G18650.1); Has 487 Blast hits to 485 proteins in 21 species: Archae - 0; Bacteria - 4; Metazoa - 1; Fungi - 8; Plants - 474; Viruses - 0; Other Eukaryotes - 0 (source: NCBI BLink).), whose protein sequence is MKRKEKTKQKQKRVREVRLHTQTLHSHSFLSFLSYHFPMALCLQTLSFLLLLLFRSSAAMWCVARFDVTSQALQAALDYACAAGADCAPIQPNGLCFLPNTVQAHASYAFNSYFQRAAMAPGSCNFAGTSTIAKTDPSYGSCVYPNSVRNAGGSASTTTVGGTPSTTVGNSPMTTLRPPSGTTTSPFGIGGGGLNPQGTTTTTNTDESGSYIINKSTVSIALFVALLLWFI, encoded by the exons atgaaaagaaaagagaaaacaaagcaaaagcaaaagagagtgagagaggtAAGGCTCCACACTCAAACTCTTCACTCTCACTCCTTcctttcctttctctcttacCACTTCCCAATGGCTCTCTGTCTCCAAACTCTCtccttcctcctccttcttctcttccgtTCCTCCGCTGCGATGTGGTGCGTTGCTCGGTTCGATGTTACGAGCCAAGCGCTTCAGGCGGCTCTAGACTACGCATGTGCCGCTGGAGCTGACTGTGCTCCAATCCAACCCAATGGTCTCTGTTTTCTCCCTAACACCGTTCAGGCACACGCATCTTACGCTTTCAATAGCTACTTCCAACGTGCAGCCATGGCTCCTGGCTCATGTAACTTCGCTGGCACATCCACTATCGCCAAAACCGATCCTA GTTATGGATCATGCGTGTATCCAAATTCTGTGCG TAACGCTGGAGGGTCAGCTTCAACTACCACAGTGGGAGGAACGCCGTCAACAACCGTCGGAAACAGCCCAATGACGACATTGAGGCCACCGTCTGGCACCACGACATCACCGTTTGGAATAGGTGGCGGTGGGCTTAATCCACAAGGAACCACTACTACAACTAACACCGATGAATCTggatcttatataataaacaagaGTACTGTCTCTATAGCTTTATTTGTGGCCTTACTGTTGTGGTTTATATAG
- the MEE57 gene encoding DNA (cytosine-5-)-methyltransferase family protein (maternal effect embryo arrest 57 (MEE57); FUNCTIONS IN: DNA binding, DNA (cytosine-5-)-methyltransferase activity; INVOLVED IN: DNA methylation, embryo development ending in seed dormancy; LOCATED IN: nucleus; EXPRESSED IN: 17 plant structures; EXPRESSED DURING: 12 growth stages; CONTAINS InterPro DOMAIN/s: DNA (cytosine-5)-methyltransferase 1 (InterPro:IPR017198), DNA methylase, C-5 cytosine-specific (InterPro:IPR001525), Bromo adjacent homology (BAH) domain (InterPro:IPR001025), DNA methylase, C-5 cytosine-specific, active site (InterPro:IPR018117); BEST Arabidopsis thaliana protein match is: DNA methyltransferase 2 (TAIR:AT4G14140.1); Has 6324 Blast hits to 5616 proteins in 1348 species: Archae - 209; Bacteria - 4007; Metazoa - 304; Fungi - 185; Plants - 335; Viruses - 79; Other Eukaryotes - 1205 (source: NCBI BLink).), translated as MKTKAGKQKKRSVDSDDDVSRERRPKRATSGTNFKEKSLRFSEKYETVEAKKEQIVGDDEKEEKGVRFQSFGRVENWTISGYEDGSPVIWISTVIADYDCRKPSKKYKKLYDYFFEKACACVEVCKNLSTNPDTSLKELLAAVVRSMNGRKIFSSGGVIQEFVISQGEFIYNQLAGLDETSKNHETKFVDNRVLVSLRDESRKIHKAFSNVALRIDESKVLTSDQLMDGGEDEDLKYAKLLQEEEHMKSMDRSRNKRSSTTSAPNKFYIKINEDEIAHDYPLPSYYKNTKDETDELVLFNAGYAVDARNLPCRTLHNWALYNSDLMLISLEFLPMKPCADIDVTYLGQIKEWKIDFGEDMIFVLLRTDMAWYRLGKPSEQYAPWFEPILKTVRIGTSILALLKNETRMAKLSYTDVIKRLCGLEENDQAYISSTFFDVERYVIVHGQIILQFLTECPDEYIKRCPFVTGLASKMQDRHHTKWIIKKKRKMLQKGENLNLRRGKAPKVSKMKAMQATTTRLINRIWGEFYSIYSPEDPLEEIGAEEEFEEVEDVEEEDENEEEDTIQKAIEVQKADTLKKIRGSCKEMEIRWEGEILGETCAGEPLYGQALVGGRKMDVGGAVILEVDDQGETPLIYFVEYMFESSDNSKKLHGKLLQRGSETVLGTAANERELFLTNECLTVQLKDIKGTVSFEIRSRPWGHQYKKEHMAADKLDRARAEERKAKDLPIEYYCKSLYSPEKGGFFSLPRSDMGLGSGFCSSCKIRENEEERSKTKLNDSKTRFLSNGIKYSVGDFVYQIPNYLSKDRGKRRPVFKYGRNVGLRAFVVCQILDIVDLKEPKKGNTTSFEVKVRRFYRPDDVSAEEAYASDIQEVYYSEDTYILPPEAIKGKCEVMKKTDMPLCREYPILDHVYFCDRFYDSSNGCLKKLPYNMMLKFSTIKDDTLLREKKTETGSAMLLKPDEVPKGKRLATLDIFAGCGGLSYGLEKAGVSDTKWAIEYEEPAAQAFKQNHPKTTVFVDNCNVILRISWLRLLINDRAIMEKCGDVDDCISTTEAAELATKLDENQKSTLPLPGQVDFISGGPPCQGFSRLNRFSDGSWSKNQCQMILAFLSFADYFRPKYFLLENVKTFVSFNEGHTFHLTVASLLEMGYQVRFGLLEAGAYGISQPRKRAFIWAAAPNEVLPEWPEPMHVFNNPGFKIPLSQGLHYAAVQSTKFGAPFRSITVRDAIGDLPPIESGESKINKEEMRGSMTVLTDHICKKMNELNLIRCKKIPKTPGADWRDLPDEHVNLSNGIVKNIVPNLLNKAKDHNGYKGLYGRLDWHGNLPTCITNLQPMGLVGMCFHPDQDRIISVRECARSQGFPDSYKFSGNIKDKHRQVGNAVPPPLAFALGRKLKEALHLRNI; from the exons ATGAAGACAAAAGCtgggaaacaaaagaagagaagtgtTGACTCGGATGATGATGTCTCTAGGGAAAGGAGACCAAAGCGAGCAACATCAGGCACAAACTTCAAGGAGAAATCTCTCCGTTTCTctgaaaaatatgaaactgTTGAAGCCAAGAAAGAGCAGATCGTGG GTGATGacgaaaaggaagaaaaaggtGTGAGGTTTCAATCTTTTGGTCGGGTAGAGAACTGGACTATATCTGGTTATGAAGATGGTTCCCCGGTGATATGGATCTCAACTGTGATTGCGGATTATGATTGCCGTAAACCTTCTAAGAAATACAAgaaattatatgattatttctttgaaaaagCTTGTGCTTGTGTGGAGGTATGTAAGAACTTGTCCACGAATCCTGATACAAGTCTTAAAGAGCTTCTTGCTGCGGTTGTTAGGTCGATGAATGGAAGAAAGATCTTTTCTAGCGGTGGAGTCATCCAAGAGTTTGTTATATCCCAAGGAGAATTCATATATAACCAACTCGCTGGTTTGGATGAAACATCCAAGAATCATGAAACCAAATTTGTTGACAATCgtgttcttgtttctctaaGAGATGAGAGTCGTAAAATTCACAAGGCTTTCTCCAATGTTGCTCTGAGGATTGATGAGAGCAAGGTCTTGACATCTGATCAACTAATGGATGGTGGTGAGGACGAGGACCTAAAATATGCTAAACTACTGCAAGAGGAAGAACATATGAAATCTATGGATCGGTCGAGAAATAAGAGAAGTTCAACAACTTCTGCTCCAAATAAGTTCTACATTAAGATAAATGAAGATGAGATTGCCCATGATTATCCTCTCCCATCTTACTATAAAAACACCAAAGATGAAACAGATGAACTTGTACTCTTTAATGCGGGCTATGCGGTTGATGCGAGGAACCTACCTTGCAGAACACTTCACAACTGGGCACTTTACAATTCTGATTTAATGTTGATATCTCTTGAGTTTCTCCCGATGAAGCCATGTGCTGATATCGATGTCACCTATTTGGGTCAG ATAAAGGAATGGAAGATTGATTTTGGGGAAGACATGATATTTGTTCTATTACGAACAGATATGGCCTG GTATCGGCTAGGGAAACCGTCAGAGCAATATGCTCCTTGGTTCGAACCTATATTGAAAACAGTAAGAATTGGGACAAGCATTTTGGCTTTGCTCAAGAATGAAACAAGGATGGCTAAGCTTTCATATACAGATGTCATAAAAAGACTATGTGGGCTAGAGGAGAACGATCAAGCTTACATTTCTTCTACGTTCTTTGACGTTGAGAGATATGTGATCGTCCATGGACAAATAATATTGCAGTTTCTTACAGAATGTCCTGACGAATATATCAAAAGGTGTCCATTTGTTACTGGTCTTGCAAGTAAAATGCAGGATAGGCACCATACAAAATGgatcatcaagaagaagagaaaaatgttgCAAAAGGGAGAGAATTTGAATCTAAGGAGAGGCAAGGCACCTAAGGTATCCAAGATGAAAGCCATGCAAGCAACAACAACTCGGCTTATCAATAGAATTTGGGGTGAGTTTTACTCCATTTATTCTCCAGAAGATCCGTTGGAGGAGATTGGTgcagaagaagagtttgaagaggtagaagatgttgaagaggaggatgagaatgaagaagaggacACTATACAAAAAGCTATTGAGGTTCAAAAGGCTGATACACTTAAGAAAATCCGAGGTAGTTGTAAGGAAATGGAAATAAGATGGGAAGGTGAAATTCTTGGAGAAACTTGTGCTGGTGAGCCTCTCTATGGACAAGCCCTTGTTGGAGGTAGAAAGATGGATGTTGGTGGGGCTGTCATTTTGGAAGTTGATGATCAAGGTGAAACTCCATTAATCTATTTTGTGGAGTATATGTTTGAGAGTTCAGATAACAGTAAAAAGCTACATGGGAAACTCTTACAAAGAGGATCTGAGACTGTTCTAGGAACGGCTGCTAACGAGAGGGAACTTTTCTTGACTAATGAATGTCTTACTGTTCAGCTCAAGGACATAAAAGGAACAGTAAGTTTTGAGATTCGATCAAGGCCGTGGGGTCATCAGTATAAGAAAGAGCACATGGCTGCAGATAAACTTGACCGGGCAAGAGCTGAGGAAAGAAAAGCTAAAGATTTGCCAATAGAATACTACTGCAAAAGCTTGTACTCACCTGAGAAAGGTGGATTCTTTAGTCTTCCAAGAAGTGATATGGGTCTAGGTTCTGGATTCTGCAGTTCATGTAAGATAAGAGAGAATGAAGAGGAAAGGTCAAAAACTAAACTCAATGATTCAAAGACAAGATTTCTCTCCAATGGGATCAAGTATTCTGTTGGGGATTTTGTTTATCAAATCCCCAACTACTTAAGTAAAGATAGGGGTAAAAGAAGGCCAGTGTTTAAGTATGGTAGGAATGTTGGGTTAAGAGCCTTTGTGGTTTGCCAAATACTGGATATAGTTGACCTAAAAGAACCCAAAAAAGGTAATACGACTTCTTTTGAGGTCAAAGTGAGACGGTTTTATAGGCCCGATGATGTTTCTGCAGAAGAGGCTTATGCTTCAGACATACAAGAG GTTTATTATAGCGAGGACACATATATTCTTCCTCCAGAAGCTATAAAGGGAAAATGCGAAGTTATGAAAAAAACTGATATGCCCTTATGTCGTGAGTATCCAATTTTAGACCATGTCTACTTCTGTGACCGTTTTTATGACTCATCCAATGGTTGTCTCAAGAag TTGCCTTACAATATGATGCTGAAGTTCTCTACTATTAAAGACGACACACTTCTAAGGGAAAAGAAGACTGAAACTGGTTCTGCAATGCTTCTGAAGCCCGATGAGGTACCTAAAGGGAAGCGTCTAGCTACACTAGATATTTTTGCCGGATGTGGTGGCTTGTCTTATGGACTAGAAAAGGCTG GTGTATCCGATACAAAGTGGGCGATCGAGTATGAAGAGCCAGCTGCACAAGctttcaaacaaaaccatcCCAAAACAACGGTTTTTGTTGACAACTGCAATGTAATTCTTAG GATCAGTTGGTTGagattattaattaatgacAGGGCTATAATGGAGAAATGTGGAGATGTTGATGATTGTATCTCTACTACGGAGGCAGCTGAACTTGCAACGAAACTTGATGAGAACCAGAAGAGTACCCTACCACTTCCCGGTCAAGTGGATTTCATCAGTGGAGGGCCTCCGTGCCAG GGGTTTTCTCGTTTAAATAGGTTCAGTGACGGCTCTTGGAGTAAAAACCAGTGTCAAATGATATTAGCATTCTTGTCTTTTGCTGACTATTTCCGGCCAAAGTATTTTCTTCTAGAGAACGTGAAAACCTTTGTGTCATTCAATGAAGGACATACATTTCATCTTACTGTAGCTTCTCTTCTTGAAATGGGTTACCAG GTGAGATTTGGACTCTTGGAGGCAGGAGCATATGGAATATCTCAACCTCGTAAAAGAGCTTTCATTTGGGCTGCTGCACCAAACGAAGTTCTTCCGGAATGGCCAGAGCCCATGCATGTTTTTAATAATCCGGGTTTTAAAATCCCACTATCTCAAGGTTTGCATTATGCGGCTGTTCAAAGTACTAAATTTGGTGCACCTTTCCGTTCAATCACTGTGAGAGACGCGATTGGTGATCTTCCACCAATAGAAAGCGGAGAATCCAAGATAAACAAAGAG GAGATGAGAGGAAGCATGACTGTTCTCACTGatcatatatgtaaaaagATGAACGAACTAAACCTCATTCGCTGTAAGAAAATCCCTAAGACACCCGGTGCTGATTGGCGTGACCTACCAGACGAACAT GTGAATTTATCAAATGGGATTGTGAAAAACATTGTTCCCAATTTGTTAAACAAAGCTAAGGACCACAACGGTTATAAGGGACTCTATGGTAGACTGGACTGGCATGGCAATTTACCCACTTGCATCACCAATCTTCAGCCCATGGGGTTGGTGGGAATGTGCTTCCATCCTGACCAGGACAGAATTATCAGTGTTCGTGAATGCGCCCGATCTCAG GGGTTTCCGGATAGCTATAAGTTTTCAGGAAATATAAAAGACAAACATAGGCAGGTTGGAAATGCAGTCCCTCCACCATTAGCGTTTGCTCTTGGTCGGAAGCTTAAAGAAGCCCTACACCTTAGGAACATCTAA